A single window of Leptospiraceae bacterium DNA harbors:
- a CDS encoding PAS domain S-box protein, which produces MSSFVNKHILLVEDDLIIAAMGQRQLQEKGYQITYVTSGEEVVDFVFNTNVTIDLILMDIDLGNGMPGTEAAKIILEQKDIPILFLSSHTEPEVVQTTENITSYGYVVKGSGITILDASIKMAFKLFEAKLKQKQKEIELFYSQEKFRKIFQTSPAAISITSLPDGIFLEVNKSFEKIFGYTKEEVIGKTSLGINIWKYPEERERLMLIYLKDKIIENTKIELIAKSGETILGIASFSMLELNEKFYSISVISDFTIQKQAWLDWSNP; this is translated from the coding sequence ATGTCGAGTTTTGTTAACAAACATATCCTATTAGTGGAAGATGATCTTATAATTGCGGCTATGGGACAAAGACAGTTGCAGGAGAAAGGTTATCAAATCACATACGTAACTTCCGGCGAAGAAGTTGTAGATTTTGTTTTTAATACAAATGTAACTATTGATTTGATTTTAATGGATATAGATTTGGGCAATGGAATGCCAGGAACAGAAGCAGCAAAAATCATTCTAGAACAAAAAGATATTCCGATTTTATTTCTATCTAGTCATACAGAGCCAGAGGTCGTTCAGACAACAGAGAATATCACTTCTTACGGTTACGTTGTGAAAGGCTCTGGCATTACAATCTTGGATGCCTCTATCAAAATGGCATTCAAATTGTTTGAAGCTAAACTCAAACAAAAACAAAAAGAAATAGAATTATTTTACAGTCAGGAAAAATTTCGCAAAATTTTTCAAACATCTCCCGCTGCGATTAGTATTACTTCATTACCGGACGGAATTTTTCTAGAAGTAAACAAAAGTTTTGAAAAAATTTTTGGTTATACCAAAGAAGAAGTGATAGGAAAAACTTCCTTAGGAATAAATATATGGAAATATCCCGAAGAAAGGGAGCGCCTTATGCTGATTTACCTCAAGGATAAAATAATTGAAAATACGAAAATTGAACTAATCGCAAAATCAGGAGAAACAATTCTTGGCATTGCTTCTTTTTCCATGCTCGAACTAAACGAAAAATTCTATTCGATTTCAGTTATATCCGATTTTACAATTCAAAAACAAGCATGGCTCGATTGGAGTAATCCTTAA
- a CDS encoding methyl-accepting chemotaxis protein — protein MKDYTNLYNDFKRKYWLYTEGFGYLITVPIILFFIFYLGEFSEELTMVVLKVCAFTVPTSFTFIVFQNIKFLKPFDIYFEELSSGKEVKPETYRAAYHRYSDLAYIHSFPAMIAYLGALICILIGLYFQTGVSITQYYNLIASVILVTLICGFAYYNITEKLLADLGEHGLFAKTIPNEKLHTKKLVNNFSGNVILIICIFSLFINLLVYNMNYRSSKDFALSQMKATNQSNIFIINEFLSSKKDEMLQFAKRPEVIEAIKQKNSVWLNDQLANFYSNGNNFYENTFITSVGNNPIIQYSGLPKGASIGFEMNKETRANSNMEKSLKGEFYISSAFPSPITKEAILLLTAPIWDQGKVIGVLGFPIMVFKFTKQFLNKVSVGETGYSFLLDKEAMIINHPDSKLLLENFKNLPVGEKILQSENDQPTFYNYNNTNKILIKEISTNSSGIISLATINLNDIELPAFKTSLFMIGLIVFGATFAGFLVYVIFAKKLRYLVNNSEIVEAMSQGNITQKTNTPTFDEIGLISISLNSFIDKLRTIVDNNQKVSKEMANSATNMSKSIGSISENSQSEASTAEQISASIEEITSSAESVSDKTISQTNTVSHLISKMNELSTIIQSMNVKVSNASNKINAITKEADLGKVSLNNMNQSIQNISNSSKQITSVMEIINGISKQINLLALNAAIEAARAGEAGKGFAVVADEVSKLAAKTSNSISNINSIIKQNEEEIVKGNSIIQNTVQLIGRIIEAINTIDTTIHDLKTQMNEEVAINTIVNEEADKMKSGTDTIQIAMQEQKIALSEIANAIYNMSNLIQSNVSNMGDLNSDSETIASMAQNLKEQIDYFKI, from the coding sequence ATGAAAGATTATACAAATTTATATAATGACTTTAAACGTAAGTATTGGCTCTACACGGAAGGGTTTGGATATCTAATAACGGTTCCAATTATTTTATTCTTCATATTCTATCTGGGAGAATTTTCCGAAGAGCTGACAATGGTTGTATTAAAAGTCTGTGCATTCACAGTACCTACGAGTTTTACTTTCATAGTCTTTCAGAATATTAAATTTCTAAAACCATTTGATATTTACTTTGAAGAGTTGTCATCAGGTAAAGAAGTCAAACCTGAAACGTATCGTGCGGCATATCATCGTTATTCCGATCTAGCCTATATTCATTCCTTCCCGGCAATGATAGCGTATCTAGGAGCACTCATTTGTATTCTAATAGGACTTTATTTTCAGACAGGAGTGTCGATTACCCAGTATTATAATTTGATCGCTTCGGTTATACTAGTGACTTTGATTTGTGGTTTTGCCTATTACAATATCACAGAAAAACTTCTTGCGGACTTAGGAGAACACGGATTATTCGCTAAAACAATTCCAAATGAAAAATTGCACACTAAAAAACTTGTAAATAATTTCTCTGGGAATGTAATCTTGATTATCTGCATATTTTCTTTGTTTATTAATTTACTTGTTTACAATATGAATTATCGTTCTTCCAAAGATTTTGCTCTTTCTCAAATGAAAGCGACCAACCAAAGTAATATCTTTATTATTAACGAATTCCTTTCCTCGAAAAAAGACGAGATGCTTCAATTTGCGAAAAGACCCGAAGTCATAGAAGCCATTAAACAAAAAAATTCAGTTTGGTTAAATGACCAGTTAGCCAATTTTTATTCAAATGGAAATAATTTTTACGAAAATACATTTATTACATCCGTGGGGAATAACCCTATTATCCAGTATTCTGGGTTGCCGAAGGGTGCTAGTATTGGATTTGAAATGAATAAAGAGACTCGTGCCAATTCCAATATGGAAAAATCTTTAAAAGGAGAATTTTATATCAGTTCTGCCTTTCCATCGCCCATTACTAAAGAGGCAATTCTCCTGTTAACCGCTCCTATCTGGGATCAAGGAAAAGTAATCGGAGTCCTTGGATTTCCGATTATGGTTTTCAAATTTACGAAACAATTTTTAAACAAAGTTTCCGTCGGAGAAACGGGATATTCTTTTTTATTAGATAAGGAGGCAATGATCATAAACCACCCTGATTCTAAATTATTATTGGAAAATTTTAAAAATTTGCCTGTAGGAGAAAAAATATTACAATCAGAAAACGATCAACCTACGTTTTATAATTACAACAATACAAATAAAATTTTGATAAAAGAAATTTCTACAAATTCGAGTGGAATTATCTCTCTAGCTACCATCAATCTAAATGATATAGAATTACCCGCATTCAAAACCTCTCTTTTTATGATAGGGCTAATTGTATTTGGGGCAACGTTTGCAGGTTTTTTAGTGTATGTAATTTTTGCAAAAAAATTAAGATACCTTGTGAATAATTCAGAAATAGTAGAAGCTATGTCTCAGGGAAATATTACACAAAAAACCAATACTCCTACTTTTGATGAGATTGGACTAATTTCTATTAGCCTCAATTCTTTCATTGACAAACTTAGAACTATTGTAGACAATAATCAAAAAGTTTCCAAAGAAATGGCAAACTCAGCGACTAACATGAGTAAGTCGATAGGTAGTATATCGGAAAATAGCCAGTCAGAGGCTTCCACTGCAGAACAAATATCTGCTTCCATCGAGGAAATTACATCGAGTGCAGAAAGTGTTTCTGATAAAACTATAAGCCAAACCAATACAGTGAGTCATTTAATCAGTAAAATGAACGAACTTTCTACCATTATTCAAAGTATGAATGTAAAAGTGAGTAACGCTTCCAATAAGATAAATGCAATTACTAAGGAAGCTGACCTCGGAAAAGTTTCTTTAAATAATATGAATCAAAGTATTCAAAATATCAGCAATAGCTCTAAACAAATTACAAGTGTCATGGAAATAATAAATGGTATTTCAAAACAAATCAACTTACTTGCCCTAAACGCCGCAATCGAAGCCGCAAGAGCTGGCGAAGCTGGAAAAGGTTTCGCAGTAGTTGCCGATGAAGTATCCAAACTTGCGGCTAAAACAAGTAACAGTATTAGTAATATCAATTCCATCATTAAACAAAATGAAGAAGAAATTGTAAAAGGAAACTCAATCATTCAAAACACAGTTCAACTCATTGGGCGAATCATAGAAGCAATTAACACGATAGATACTACGATTCACGATTTAAAAACCCAAATGAACGAAGAAGTAGCTATTAACACTATCGTCAATGAGGAAGCAGACAAAATGAAATCAGGAACAGATACGATACAAATCGCTATGCAAGAACAAAAAATTGCGTTAAGCGAAATAGCAAATGCTATCTATAATATGAGTAACCTCATTCAGTCAAACGTATCTAATATGGGTGATCTAAATTCTGATTCAGAGACCATTGCAAGTATGGCTCAGAATTTAAAAGAACAGATTGATTATTTTAAAATATAG